In Streptomyces sp. P9-A4, the genomic window GCCCGCAGATGACCTCGGCGACCAGCGTCTTGCGCCCCTGCCCGGCGCCGGTGAACTTCATGACGTATGTGCCGTAATCGTCCGCCTCGACGATCCCGGGGAGCGAGCCGCCCTCACGCAGGGGCGTGACATAGCGGGTCGCGACTACCTCTGTGAGCACTTTCCCAGGCCACCCATCTCTTCCATGGAAGGTGCATCGTAACCGAGGGTGATCACGGGCGAGGTGGACCCGAACCACGACCGGCGGCGCCCCTCGCCGGAGGCGGGACGGACCCGAAACTCCCCCGGCGGCGCCCGTCGCCGGGCAGCCGGCAGCCAGATCGGGCGCGAGCCCGGAACTGAGGCGCGTGGGCGCTCCGATCACCAGGCCGTCGCACATGCCGTCCGCGAACCGCTCGGCGTACGCGGGGTCCCACGGCTCGCCGGTCACGAACATCTCGGACCGTCCGCCGCGCCGGCGGGTGATCTTCACACCGGCTACCCCGGGGAGATGTGCACGCCGTCGAGGGCCCGTTGGGAGCCGCGGTCCGACTTCTCCGCCATCTGCCCCGGCACGGCCCGCGGTTCGGCCTTCGGCACGAACCTCTGCGCGGCTCCCGGAACGGAACCCGGCGCGCCTTTCGGGTCCTTCTTCGGCCCGTTCCCCTTGTCCTGACCCTGACCCTGACCCTGACCCTGCCCCTGCCCCAGACCCGGGTACGACGGCACGGGGTCGTGCCCGTGCTCGTCGCAGGGCGTGTCCTTCGGAGGCTCGCCCTTCCCCTTCGCCCCGGGCTTGCCCTTGGCCTTGCCCTCCGCCTTCTTCCCCACCCCGTACGCGCGGCACGCAGGCTCCCACCCGTCGGCCGGGGGCGACCCGGGCCGCCCCGCCGGACTCGCCGGAACGGGCTTCGCCTCGGGCGGAGTCGTACCGCCGGACGGCCGGACGGTCCCCCCGTCGAACGCGGGAACGGGCGTCGCCGGTACGGGAGCGGGCTCCTCGTCGAAGCGGCGGGGCAGGTCCACGGCGGCGATGGCCACGCCGCCGAGCGTCACGCTCGCGAGGAGCGCGGCGAGGCTCGTCCTCAGGGAGCGCCGACGGAACCGTCGTACGCCACCGGGGGCCCAGTCGTCGCGGCGGCGCGTCCGCCGGGTCCCGTGCAGGCCTGCGTCACGCGCCGCACGGAAGGCGGCGAGCGCACCCTCCTCACCCCCGAGGCCGCCGCGCCCACCGAGGTCACCGAGGTCACCGAGGTCACCGAGGTCACCGAGATCACCAAGGCCCCCGCCCGGCCCCGCGCCCGTGATGTCGCCGGCCCCGTCCGCCCGGCGACTCCGATCGGCACCATCCACCCGATCGGTCCCCTCGGCTCTCCGGGTCCCCCCGTCGGCCGTGGCCTCCCCCGTCCCGCCCCGGTCGCCGCGCAGCGCGGCCCGCAGCGCCTGCTCCAGGCCGTCGTGCCCGCGCTCGTCGGACGTCATCCCGTCACCTCCCTCTTCCCCCGAGTTCCCGGGCCAGCCGCTTCAGACCCCGGTGCGCGGCGGACCGTACCGCACCGGGACGCTTGCCCAGAACCCGGGCGGCGGTCGGACCGTCGAGACCGACGACGACCCGGAGCAGCACGGCCTCGGCCTGTTCGCGCGGCAGGCCCATGACCAGCGCGACCGCCTGCTCGGTCGAGAGGGCCTCCAACGCCTCCCCCGCGGTGTCGGCGGGGGAGGGAAATTCGAGTTCGTCGGGTACGAGCAGGGCCGGGCGGGGCCGTGACCGCGCCCTGCGCAGGTGGTCGAGGGCCCGGTGCCTGGCTATGGTCGCGGTCCAGCCCCGGAACCCCACGCCGTCGCCCCGGAAGCGGCCGAGGTCGCGGGCTATCTCGAGCCACGCCTCGGAGGCGACGTCCTCGGCGTCCTCCCCGACGATGCCCCGGAGGTAGCCGAGAAGTCCCGGGTAGACGGCCCGATAGGCGTGGGCGAACGCCTCCTCGTCGCCCTCCTGGGCCCGTGCGACGGCCGAGGCGAGTTCCACGTCGCGCGCGGTGGTGGGCGTGTGCCCCGTCCCCTCGTCCACGCGATCCTCTTCACAGCCCGTGCGTTCGTCGACCTCCGGTCGCCACCGCGTACCGGAACACGGTCATCCTGTCAGACAGTCAACATCTGCCCGCCACACGTCCGTCAGGTGCGCAGACCCTCCGTGTGCGGGTACGCGGCGGGCGCCGCCCGTGCAGGGTGAGGAAGTACGTCTGCAGGGACTCCCCCGGTCCGATCTCGAAGCGGTTCACCGTCCGGCCGAGCGGGTTCCACACCCGGCCGTCCGGCATCCGCGAGCCGACGGGGTGGGTGAAGACGGTGCGGAGCAGATGGTCCGGCGGGAGATCCACCCAGACCGCCCCGGCCTCGCGGACCAGTACCTCGCCGACGTACGCGCCGATCGCCAGCAGCGGTCCCGCGACCTCCTCGCGGCCCGCGCCGCCGCGTCTCAGTCCGTCGACGAGCCGGTCGACGACGCGGAGACTCTCCGCGGTGTAGTCCAACGGAAGCCGTGCCCTCGCGGTGGCGCGCTCCACGAACGCGGCTGCGTGACCTTCCATTTCGGCCGCGGACACCGTCAGGTTCTCGCACTCCATACGTGATCACCTTCCTCTTCGTAGCGGCGTCGTTCGCCGGATGATCAAGCGGATGCGGGGCCCGGGACATCACGGCAGGAGCGAGTGACGCTGGTCACAGGGCCGGGGGCGTAAGCCCGATGACGGCCCCTGCCGTCGATACGACACCCCCTAGGGTGAGGGGGTGCCTTCGCGATCCCTCCTGACCAGCGCCTCCCTCGACGACACGGCTCTCCTCACGCACACCGAGCAGGGCCGTGCCTGGCCGCTCCTGGTGTGGGTGCCGGGGCCGGGCGTGCGGATGGTGTCGAGCGCGGTGCTCGGCGGAGGCATCGGCACGCGCGCGTGGGTACTCAACGCCCAGGTCCCGCCCGGCTACGACCGTCTCGACCCGGTCGCCCATCTGCGTGAACTGGCCGCCGGGGCGGGGCTCGAAGGTACGGGCGTGGGCCTGATGACGGCGGCCTCCGTCGCGGACCGCCGCCACGCGGTGGACGGCGGGGTGCGGGCCGTGGTGACCGCCGGGATCGGGGTACGGGGCTGGGCGGCCGCCCCCGGGACCGGCGGTGTCATGGTGCCGCGTCCCGGCACGATCAACATCATCGTGTCGCTGCCCGTACCCCTCACGGACGCCGCCCTCGTCAACGCGGTCGCCACCGCCACCGAGGCCAAGGTGCAGGCCCTGGTCGAGCTGGGCGCCGACGCCTCCGGCACGCCCACGGACGCGGTGTGCGTGGCCGCGCCCACGGCCGCCCCGGGCACCGCCGCCGAGCCCTTCGCGGGACCCCGCTCCCTGTGGGGTGCCC contains:
- a CDS encoding adenosylcobinamide amidohydrolase; the encoded protein is MPSRSLLTSASLDDTALLTHTEQGRAWPLLVWVPGPGVRMVSSAVLGGGIGTRAWVLNAQVPPGYDRLDPVAHLRELAAGAGLEGTGVGLMTAASVADRRHAVDGGVRAVVTAGIGVRGWAAAPGTGGVMVPRPGTINIIVSLPVPLTDAALVNAVATATEAKVQALVELGADASGTPTDAVCVAAPTAAPGTAAEPFAGPRSLWGARLARAVHTATRAACAGLLAA
- a CDS encoding RNA polymerase sigma factor, yielding MDEGTGHTPTTARDVELASAVARAQEGDEEAFAHAYRAVYPGLLGYLRGIVGEDAEDVASEAWLEIARDLGRFRGDGVGFRGWTATIARHRALDHLRRARSRPRPALLVPDELEFPSPADTAGEALEALSTEQAVALVMGLPREQAEAVLLRVVVGLDGPTAARVLGKRPGAVRSAAHRGLKRLARELGGRGR